One Candidatus Aegiribacteria sp. genomic window, ACGGCCCGTGCATGCACGAATTCGTTCTATCGGGAGACAGACAGGCTGAACAGGGAGTTAAAACACTTGATATTGCCAAGAGGCTTCTGGATTACGGTTTCCATGCGCCAACGATCTACTTCCCGCAGATCGTACATGAAGCGATGATGATAGAGCCCACCGAGACGGAGAGTCTTGAAGACCTCGATGCCTTCGCTGAAGCCATGATCTCCATCGCGGGTGAGGCCACCGAAAAACCGTACCTTGTAACGGATGCTCCAATCAATACGCCTGTACTGAGGCTTGATGAGGTTAAGGCTGTCAAAGAACTGTGCCTTGTGGAACCTGATGAAAAAGGAGATAATCAATAGAGGGAAAAACCGAGACTTCGGATCGTACACTGGAATGGGTTTCCCATCCGGCGAAAGAGCGTCCCGGAGCGACAGCAGCGTACGTTTCTATCATTCTGCTGTCAGGAGTTCTGGCCACATTGGCCATGGATAATAATCCCTGGTGGGGAATTTTAGGAGTTGCTGTCCTGTTTCTTTCGGGATGGACGTATTTCCTTCCTATTAAATTCAGTATGGACAGCGAAGAAATAAGAAAGAAGTCACTCTTCGGTACAGAGAGGAAAAAATGGAGTCAGGTAAAGAGCATCGTGCCTGATAAGTACGGCGTTCTGCTCAGTCCCTTTCCCCAGCCTACAAGGCTGGCGAAATTCAGGGGGTTGTCGGTACAGTTTTCAGGAAACAGAGAGGAAGTACTTGAATACATCAGAGCACATACCGCAGAGTAGTCAGGATCTAATTTATAATGATAATGAAGAGGACTTCTCTGAGTTCATGGAAAAAATTGCGAAGGAAATCGTCCAGCGACAGCTGACCGTTCCAGCGATAATATTTCTGGAATCCGTTAAACCCCTTTCGTTTCTGGGGAATCAGCTACTGATATTCGCAAATCCGGTTGTATCTCTTGTTGTACGGACTGGTAATTACTACAAATTCGTACGTATGATAGAAGACAGGGAAAACGTAGAAAAGCTTACAATTGCAATAGAAGAGGAGAACGCTCTTGAAGTCCGGCGCCGCAGGGAGCTGAAGGAAACTCGACAGGAGGAGAAGAAGAATAAGAAATCCTTCTGGAGCAGGTTCAGACGGAAAAGCGATTACTGAAAAACAAGGAGGTAAAAGGCGGTGGCCGGTAAAGAAATAACCAGAATAATGGCGACTGACTGTGGCAGTACCACCACGAAGGCCATTCTTATTGAGAAGAAGGATGGCGAATACCGTCTCATTCGAAGGGGAGAAGCGCCGACAACAGTCGAGGCTCCCGCCGAGGATGTGACAAAAGGGGTACTTAATGCCGTAGGGGAAATCGAAGATCTGGAGGGACGCAAGTTTCTCAAAGAAGGTGAAGATGGTGTTCAGGTCTCTCCGGACAGTGCCGATGGAGTGGACATTTACATGTCAACTTCCTCTGCCGGAGGCGGTCTACAGATGACCGTTGCGGGAGTGGTTAAATCCATGACAGGTGAAAGCGCTCAGAGGGCAGCACTCGGTGCCGGTGCCATCGTCATGGATATTGTAGCTTCCAACGATGGACGTCTTCCACACGAGAAAGTAGCTGACATAAGAAGGCTCAGGCCGGACATGATACTTCTTTCCGGCGGAATAGACGGCGGAACCATTGATCATGTCGTCGAGCTTGCGGAAATCGTGAAGGCCGCAGATCCTAAGCCGAGGTTCGGCGTAGGGTACAAGCTTCCGGTTATCTTTGCCGGTAATAAAGACGCCAGGGGTGCTGTAAGCGACGAATTGGGAGAACAGGTTGAGCTGAAGATAGTAGATAATCTCAGACCTGTGCTTGAGAGAGAGAACCTGACCCCGGCCAGGGATATTATTCATGAGCTTTTCATGGAACACGTAATGGCTCAGGCTCCCGGTTATCCCAGGCTCATGAGCTGGGCGGGTCACTATGTAGATGGCAGTTGGAAACAGGTTCCCATCATGCCCACGCCCGGAGCTGTTGGAAAACTTATAGAGATCGTCGCGAAGAACGAAGATATCGAGGTGATGGGTGTGGATATAGGCGGAGCCACCACAGATGTGTTCAGTGTCTTTAAAAGTGGTGAGGAAACCGTATTTAACAGAACCGTATCCGCAAACCTTGGAATGAGTTACAGTGTATCCAACGTTCTGGCCAGTGCCGGATTTGACAACGTTATGCGGTGGGTTCCATTCCATATGGATGAGGCCGACCTCAGGAACAGAATAAGAAACAAGATGATACGCCCCACAACGATTCCTCAGTTACTCAAGGAACTTATTGTTGAGCAGGCAATAGCCAGGGAAGCTCTCAGGCTTGCCCTCGTTCAGCATAAGGATCTGGCCACAGGTCTCAAGGGAGTTGCCCAGGAGAGAACCATAGGCGATGCTTTTGATCAGACACAGACAGGCGCCACCCTTGTTAATATGATGACTCTTAGCCTTCTCATAGGGTCGGGGGGGGTTCTGTCTCACGCACCCAGGAGAAGCCAGGCCGCTCTGATGGTCATCGATGCCTTCCTCCCGGAAGGTGTTACGATGCTTGCGGTGGATTCCATCTTCATGATGCCTCAGCTTGGTGTGCTTTCGGAAGTTCTTCCCGAAGCGGCGACGGAGGTGTTCGATAAGGACTGCCTCATTCGTCTGGGTACATGCGTAGCACCTGCCGGAGAGAACAAAAAGGTTGATGTTCTGGCGGAAGTCAGTATCACAAAACAGGATGGTTCTACCATGAGTATCAACATAGAAAAAGGTAAAATGCATGTGGAGCCCATGGGTGTAGGGGAAAAGGTTACCGCACTCATCAAACCCGCGAAGAATCTTGATGTCGGAAACGGTCCGGGTATCGAATGGCAGGGAGATCTTGAAGGCGGTGTTGTAGGCATTGTCTTTGACGGAAGGGGAAGAAGACCCTTTATTCTTCCGGAAGATGATTCCAGGCGGATAGAGAAACTGCAGGAATGGTCAAAAGCGCTGGATATCTATCCTGAGGGATTCATCAACCTGGAGGGAGGCGAATAATGGCATTTGCATACACACCAGGGCTAAGGGTAGCGGCAAATACGGTTGTGTTCAAAGAAAGAAGACTTCCTCTTGCCGGAAAAACACTTGTTGAAGCAGGCGACCCGGTTATTGCCGAGACCATTGTCGCAAAAACCGAGCTTCCAGGTAATGTGAAGATGCTTAATATAGCAAACGTTATGGGTCTGCCGCCGGGGGATATTCCCGAGCTGCTGTTCGTGAAAGAAGGCGAAGAAATCGATGAAAACCAGCCTCTCGGAGAGACAAAGGGTTTCTTCGGCCTTTTCAAGAATACAGTAAGATCACCTATTCACGGTGTTTTTGAAAGTTACAACAAGATAACCGGCCAGGCCGTTCTCCGTGAACCTCCTATTCCGGTGGAGATAGACGCCTATCTCAAGGGCACCGTTACCGAAATACTTGAGAACGAAGGTGTAATTGTTGAATCTAACGCAACCTATGTTCAGGGTATTTTCGGAATCGGCGGTGAAACCAGGGGAGAGCTCAAGGTTATAACCGACGGGCCTGACGAAGAACTTGCAGAAGAACTTATCGATGAATCGTGCAGGGGGAAAGTACTGCTTGGCGGTTCATTCGTATCCTACAAAACTCTGAACAAGGCTATCAAAACCGGTGTAAAAGCCGTCATAGTAGGTGGCTTTGATGATAAGGATCTGAAGGAGTTTCTCGGCTACGACCTTGGAGTGGCTATTACCGGCCATGAGAAGAAGGGGATAACGCTTATTCTCACCGAGGGGTTCGGAAGAATGACAATGGCTCATGGTACATTCAATCTTCTTCGTACGCGCGAGGGAATGCTTGCAAGTGTGAACGGCGCCACACAAATAAGGGCCGGTGTTATGCGTCCGGAAGTCGTAATACCTCTTGAGAAGGCTGAGATTGAGAAGGATTCGGAGAAACAGGCTGGCGCAATGGATATCGGTTCACCGATTCGCTGCATCCGAGCACCGTACTTCGGCAAACTCGGAACGGTCGAAGCCCTTCCCGCAGAATTGCAGGTGCTTGATTCAGAAGCAAAGGTCAGAGTTCTCGATGTGAAGTTCGAAAACGGTGAAATCGCCACTGTTCCACGAGCCAATGTGGAGCTTATAGAGGAATAAATATTGTATAAAGCAATCGATCTATGAGTAAAGGATGTGCCCTGGGACCTGCCGGGGCACTTTCTTAGGAGTGTGTCTGCCAATGTTTCATTGTCGGACAGGCTCCTACTTACAGGTAAGGAGGAAGTATGAAGAGCATTTCGGCCGTTATGGTTTTCCTGCTGCTGTTCGCGGCGGGAGCAGCCCTGGCCGATAACGCGGACTCGCCCGAAAGCGTCGTGACTGAGGCGGCAGAGGAATTCAATGTGTGC contains:
- a CDS encoding glutamate mutase L, translated to MATDCGSTTTKAILIEKKDGEYRLIRRGEAPTTVEAPAEDVTKGVLNAVGEIEDLEGRKFLKEGEDGVQVSPDSADGVDIYMSTSSAGGGLQMTVAGVVKSMTGESAQRAALGAGAIVMDIVASNDGRLPHEKVADIRRLRPDMILLSGGIDGGTIDHVVELAEIVKAADPKPRFGVGYKLPVIFAGNKDARGAVSDELGEQVELKIVDNLRPVLERENLTPARDIIHELFMEHVMAQAPGYPRLMSWAGHYVDGSWKQVPIMPTPGAVGKLIEIVAKNEDIEVMGVDIGGATTDVFSVFKSGEETVFNRTVSANLGMSYSVSNVLASAGFDNVMRWVPFHMDEADLRNRIRNKMIRPTTIPQLLKELIVEQAIAREALRLALVQHKDLATGLKGVAQERTIGDAFDQTQTGATLVNMMTLSLLIGSGGVLSHAPRRSQAALMVIDAFLPEGVTMLAVDSIFMMPQLGVLSEVLPEAATEVFDKDCLIRLGTCVAPAGENKKVDVLAEVSITKQDGSTMSINIEKGKMHVEPMGVGEKVTALIKPAKNLDVGNGPGIEWQGDLEGGVVGIVFDGRGRRPFILPEDDSRRIEKLQEWSKALDIYPEGFINLEGGE